A stretch of DNA from Hydrogenophaga sp. SL48:
GCGCAGCGCTTCGGAAAATCACCACGGGCAAGGTGCGTCCCTGGGCTTCCTGGGTCTGGGCCGATGACCGCAACAGCGCGCCAGCCCAGTAGAAAGGCACCTCTTCGCCACCCACCGTCAGCGTGTTTTTCGCGTAGGCCTGCGCCAGCTCGTCGGTACCGACGCGGCGCACGAGTTCCACCTGCGTGGATGGCACCCCGATGGTGAGCGTGCCCGTGCGCAGCATCACCACCTGCGTCACCGCGGTGGTGAGCGGCAGCACCAGCTTGAAGTTGGTGCCATGTCCGGCGCGGGTGTGCGTCTCGATGCGCCCGCCCAGCGCGATCACGTCGTTTCGCACCACGTCCATGCCCACGCCACGGCCCGCCAACGAAGACACTTCGCTGGCCGTGCTCAGACCGGGGGTAAAGATCAGCTGCGCCGCCTGGTCGTCGGAGAGCGCCACACCGGCCTCGACCAGGTTCTGGGCCACCGCTTTCTCACGCAGGCGAACGAGGTCGAGTCCGGCGCCGTCGTCCTGGAACACCACGGACACGTCGTTGAGTTCCTGGGCCAGGCGAATCTCAATGTGGCCTTCCGCGGGTTTGCCCAGGGCCAGTCGCTGCTCAGGCATTTCAATGCCATGCACCACGCTGTTGCGCAGCAGGTGTTCGAACGCCGCCGTCATGCGGTCCAGCACGCCACGGTCCATTTCGATGTAACCGGCCGTGATGTCCAGTCGCACCTGTTTGCCCGTTTCTTTGGACGCCTGCCGCACCACCCGGTACAGCCGTTCGGAAATACCCTCGAACTCCACCATGCGGGTGCGCAGCAAATCGCGCTGCAATTCGCGGGTCTGCCGCCCCTGCGCCACCAGGCCGTCTTCGGTCGCTTCCACCGCCCGCTGCAGGTTGCGCTGCACCGTGGCCACGTCGTTCACCGACTCGGCCATCATGCGGGTGAGTTCCTGTACCCGCGTGAAGCGGTCGAACTCCAGCGGATCGAACGACAGGTCGGCGTCGCGGGCCTGCGCCAGACGCGACTGCATCTGTGTTTCAGCCTGCAATTCGATGTCGCGCAGTTGGTGACGCAAACGGTCCAGGTTGCCCGTCAGGTCTTTCAGCGAGCCGCGCAAGGTCACCAGCTGGGACTCCATGCGCGAGCGGGTGATCATGACCTCGCCGGTCTGGTTGACCAGGCGGTCGAGCAGTTCGGGGCGGACCCGGACGGCCGCACCAGCGCGCTGCGCCACCAGCACGGGTGGCTGCAGCAGCGTCATCCCGGTCAAGCCTTGAGCGCCTGGCGCGCGGGTGACAACCGGCAAAACCTCCGGCTCGGGCGAGAGTTCGGTCTGCGGCGCTTCTTCCACCGCAGTGACACCGAAGGGCTCGGCATCGAAGGTCTGTTCAGGGGCGGTCTGCACCACGCCCTGAGACTCCACATCGCTGTTGCGCAACAGATCGAAGCGAGCACACAAAGCATCGTAGGAAGCCTGGAGGGGCTCCAGGTCGGCTCGCTGCAGCACGTCGGAACCCAGTCGCTCCACCGCCGTTTCAATGCGGTGAGCCATCTCGCCGAGTCGCAGAGCGCCCGCCAGACGCGCACTGCCCTTCAAGGTGTGCAGGTTGCGCAGCACCTCGCCTCGGGCGCTGGTGTTGTCGGGTCGCCCCATCCACTGGCGCAGTGCACCACCCAGTTGCGGAAGCAGTTCCTGGGCCTCCTCCGCAAAGATCGGGAACAGGTCCACGTCGATCGTGTCGAGCACATCGATGTCGTCGTCAATGTCTTGCGCCGGACCCCGCTCGGCAACCTCCGCAGGCAGCGGGGACAACAACGTGTCAAGTCCAGCAACAGCGGACGGTTCGAAGTCCGTGGGCACAAAAGCAGAAGGAACCGTGCCCACCTCCGCCGGCAGGTCCAGCACCTCCACCGGCTCGTTCTCGGGCTGAGTCGCCTCGTGGTCCGGTGCCTCGGCGTCGGGCGCGGCGTCCGCTTCCGTTGGCTCAGCGAACCCTGTGTCCGTGGGTGCGGGCAGGTGCAGCAGACGGTCGAGCGCACTCAGCAACTCGACATTGGGCTCCTTGAAGAAACCGGCGGCAAACTGATGGAGCAGCCGACGGATGTCCTCGGCCGCGTCCACAAACAGCTGAGCCTGTTCGATCGTTGCCGCTTGTCCACCCTGTTGGTGCAGGGCCACCGAAGCCAGCGAATGCTCCAGCGCTCGCGCGATGTCAGAGAGAGGCTGAAAACCCACTGTGGCTGAGCTGCCCGCAAGCGAGTGAGCAAGGGCCTCGGCCTGATCGGGAACGGGTTCGTGGTGTTCCAGCGCCCATTCCGACAGACAGGTGCTCAACCGGCGCGACCATTCATCGGCCTCGTTGAGGTAGACGTTGTAAAGCCGGATGCCAATGCGCAACGGCCCGATCTGGCGCGTCTGCTCGTCGGGCACGTCATCGTTGATGTCGGCAGGAACGGACGTGTCCAGCGCCTCGACGGAGACATCAATCACGTCTGTGAAAGACACCTCCTGCTGCGCATCGGGGACCGCTTCCAATTCCTGCGGCTCATCGGAGACCACCTCCAATGCCACCGGCTCCGCGACGACCTCTTCCACGAACACACTGTCGGGTTCGTCCGGATGGAACACTGGCCCCGGAAGACCGTCCTGCAAGTCGGGGGCCTGAGGCAGCGCCGCCTCGGTGTCCAACGAGATATCGTCGAACATGGAGGATGGGTCATCGGATGAAGACCCATCGACCGCCGGACCCGATGGAAGCGAAGCTTCGATGTGTTCGGAAGCGTGCGGCGCCAGGCCCTCAAAGGCCATGTCACTGAGCAGCGGGGCTGGTTCACCCGACGCTGGCGGTGTCGCCGTCGGCGAATCGAAACTGAAATCGAGGTCCACTGCCGCAGAATCACCAAAGTCCGCAGCCGGCTCTTCGGGCGCATCCTGAGCGACGACTTGCGCATCTTCGGTCTCGACTTGCACGGGCGCTTGCTCCGGCTCGTCTCCGCTGACCACGGTCTCGAAAGGTTCCGGCGCCTGCACGGCAGCACCCAGCGAAAGGTACTGCCCCTGATCGCGCCAAGCCTGCGCACTGATCCGGAACGGCTGGGCCTTGCGGTCGCCATCGCGGTGTTGGGCAATGTCTTCCACCCATTGAGCCAGCACGTTCAGCGAGTCTTCTGCCAGAGACCGCAACGGCGCCTCCGTCGGACGCTGCTCGGCGAGTGCTGCGTTGAGCACCTGTTCCATCGCCCAGGCCGCCTCGCCGAACTCCGACAAGCCCACCATGCGCGAGCTGCCTTTGAGTGTGTGATAGGCACGGCGCAGGGTGCTGAGGTGCTCCAGATCGGAAGGCTCATGCGCCAGTGCCGCCACGGCATCTCGCCCATGGGCCACGACTTCGCGTGCCTCCTCCAGGAAGATGTCCAGGAGGTCGTCGTCATCGTTTCCACCAGCGTCAAACACCGGCGCAACCGGCGCGCGAACGTCCTCAACGCCCGTCTGCGCCAGGCCGATCAGCGCCTGGGCCCCGGCCACAGCATCGTCGCCGACCACCGCCTGCGCCGCTTCCCGAGCGGCCCGTGCCACGCCCGGCTGCTCGACCAGAGAGGCCTGATCGGCCAGCGAACCCAGCTGCTCGCTGAGGTCGGCCAGATCCACCGTGTTCTGCGCGCTGTCGACCACGCGCTGCACGTCGGCGCTCAGCGCATGGGCCTCTTGATGTGTGGCCTGCGCGCGGGGAACGTCCACCACGGTACGCCCCATCAACGGCTTGAGTTCGCCAGATTCTTCGTCAAAGACAAACAGCTTCTTGGCCAGCGCGGGCTGGTAGTTGAGCATGTCCACCAGGAAACTGAGCGCGCTCAGGTTGTTGCCCAGCTGCTGAAACGTTCCGGCCTGACGGGCCATCACCTCGTCCACCTCGGTGTCCAGGATCTGCTCCACCGAGCTGCGCATGCGCCCGACCGTGTTCACCGCCTGGTCCAGACCCAGAACCGAGAGCACGCCGCGCATCTGCACCAATTGAGACACCGCCACATGCAAACAGGCTTTCTCGCGCGGTGCCCGGAAAAACTGGTCCAGCGATTTCTCGACCTCCCCCAAGGACACCTTGAGCTCACCCACCACACTGCCCAGCGTCTGCCGGTCGCTCACGCGCCGGTAAAGCTGCTCCATCCAAGGTTCCAGGGGTTGTGCTGGCTCGCCGGCAAGAACCTGCTCCAGACGTTCGGCCAACGCCTGTGTGCGGGCAGTGAGTTCCTGATCGTTGGGGTCAAAATCCTCGAACGCAGCTTCGAGGTACAGCGTGGTGGTGGCCACCTCCATGGACAGCTCGGGCTTCAGCGTCCCCGGCACTCGGGCCGCCTGTTCGGCCGCCTTGACCAGCGCACGGGCCAGCACGGTGCTCGCGGGGTGCAACCTCAGCAGGGAGTCACCGATCAGGCTGTACTGGTCCTGTACCTGCCTGGCGCGGCTCATGTCACCGCCTGCCATCAGCGACCAGGACTCCTTGCCGGCGTTGATGCGTTTGCGGGCCTGCACCAGGAGGGCTGGATCAAAACGCCCCAGCGTCGCCTGGCTGTAGTCCACGGCAACGGCATCGGTCAGACCAAACGCCTGGCGCACAGCCACCAGATGGGGCGTGGCCACGCCTTCCCTGGGCTGGGCCTGCGAGCAAAAGAACAACAGGTCATGCAGCAGGGTCTCTGACACATCGCCGCGCGTCTTCTCCTGTGCCAGCCCGGACAGTTGCAGCAGAATGCGCGAAGCCGCGCGCTTGACGTACAGGTCGGAGGGCACCAGGTTCTGGGCCACCGCTTCAAAATACGCGGCCGCCACACGCCAGAAAGTCACCACCCTGGGCACATCCGAACCTGCCGACAAGCCGGCACACATTCGAGACAGCTGGGTCCCGACGGCGGGGCTCGGCGACTTGATCATGAGCAACACGACCCGGTCGAACCGCGAACGCATCTGGGCGTCGGCCTTCTGCGGCTCCACACCCACCGGTGCATTCACATCGATGCCACGCTGGTCAAAGGCCCACAGATCCGACGGATGCACCCGCTCAGCCGCGGCCAGTTCCTGCACCTCGCGGTATTGACTGAAGAGCGCGACCGGCTGGACCTGCTTGTTGTTCAGGATGGCTTCGAGGTATTCGATCAGTGCGAAACTGGCACGCTCGACCTTCCCTGCCGCTTCATTCGTGCAGGTCTGAGGACGTTGCACAAACCGCTGCACCGCCGCTTCCATGGCGCGCAGCACCTGGGCCGGGGCAATCAGCCCCACCATTTCAAGCGCACCCACGGCCTGGTGCAACTGCTGTCGCGCCACCCGCAAAGAACCCGGATCCACCGCCTCCAGGTCGCTCAGCCGGGATTGCTCCGTTTCACGGACAAAGCGCTTGATGGCCTTGTTGGCACCGTCCAGCGACTTGCGCAACTCCTCGAAGACCCAGGCCAAGGGGCCCAGATCGGCGAGTTGTGCATCCGTGGAAAAGCTGTCGTGCTGGGTGTCGAGCATGTTGTTTCAGGCCTGACGGCAAGGAAATCAGGCGATCTTGAATCGCGACACCGATTGGCGCAGTTCTTCGGCCATGGCAGAGAGTTCGCGCACCTGCTGGGCGGTGGACCGTGTGCCCTCGCCGGTTTGCTCGGTCACCGCAAAAATGTGCTGGATGTTGCCAGCCACCTCGTTGGCCGATTCGGCTTCACGCAAGGTCGCACTGGAAATCTGTTCGATCAGCTCGGCGAGTCGGCGCGACACGCGGTCGATCTCGGACAGCGCGGTACCGGCGTTGTCGGAGAGCTTGGCCCCTTCCACCACACCTTGCGTGGAGCGCTCCATGGCGGCCACCGCGTCTTGCGTGTCGGTCTGAATCGCCTTCACCAGCGCCGCGATCTGGCGCGTGGCGTCCGCGGAGCGTTCGGCCAGGCGCTGCACTTCTTCGGCCACCACCGAGAAGCCGCGACCGGCTTCACCGGCGGATGCGGCCTGGATGGCGGCGTTCAGGGCCAGCACGTTGGTCTGTTCGGTGATGTCCGAGATCAGTTCGGTGATTTCACCGATCTCCTGCGACGATTCGCCGAGACGCTTGATGCGCTTGGACGTTTCCTGGATCTGGTCCCGGATGGCATTCATACCGCCAATGGCGTCCTGCACGGCCTGAAGACCGGACTCTGCGGCCTGCAGTGAGGTGCGCGCCACATGGGCCGACTCCTGCGCCTGCCCCGACACCTGGTTGATGCGTTGCGCCATGTCCAGCACCGACTGACCCGTCTCGCGGATCTCGCGCAGTTGTTCGGTGGAGGCTGCCAGCAGTTCGGTCGAGGTGCTTTCCACCGCAGACGTCGTCTGCGCCACGCGCGTGGCCGTGGCCTGCACGTTGCCCACCAGCGATCGCAGCTCTTCCACGGTGTAGTTCACCGAGTCGGCGATGGCACCGGTGATGTCTTCCGTCACCGTCGCTTCCTGAGTCAGGTCGCCCTCGGCCACCGTCTGCAATTCGTTCATGAGCCGAAGAATGGCCGCCTGGTTGGCGTCATTCACGCGCTTGGCGTCCTGCTGCTGGGACTCGGCCACCACCTTTTCGCCCTCAGCCACCAACTGCCGCTGCCGGCTGTCCTGCAACTGGAGGTAGGCCAGACCGACACCACACAGCAACGTGAACAAGGATGACAGCAACAAAGCGACCAGCTCGGTGCCGCCCACGCCCGCACTCGAGGACAGGTCGCTCTGAAGCTTCTCCAGACCGAGTCGGAGCGGTTCACTGTCCGCAATGATGCCGGCCTGCGCTTCGCGCGCCGACACAAGTCCTTGCAGGTTGCCCAGAATGGCGCCGGCTTCGGTTCGTGTCTGTTCGTACAGCTTGAGCAGCGCCTCGAGGCGCTCGCGAATCTGGGGATCGCTGGACGACTTCAGGCGCAGTTCGGTGCTGCCGTTGAGCAGGCCATCGGCGATTTCCTTGAAGGTGTTCAAGTCCTTGCCAAGCAGGAACACCGCTTCAGGACTCACGCCTTCCATGGTCAGGAATTCGTTGGCCGACTTGCCGATGCGCTGCGTCAACATCACCAGCTGGCCGGAGGCCGAAATCTCGGTGGCAGGCGCGCCCAGCTGCAGTTTCAATGAAGACACCGTTTCCGCGATCTCCAGCAAGTCAGAAGACTGGCGGTTGATGGAGCGCAGCGCATCGCCCACCTGGGTCAGGGTCTTCTGCTGGCCGAGAATGACTTCTGCGTTGGTTCGGGCACGTTCGACCACGGGCCCAAGTTGCGCCAACTGCTCTTGAAACTCTGGTCCCAGCGCATCCATCGTTGCCGCCTGCTGGGCCGCACCCGATCCACCCGCTTCACCACTCCCACCCTGCTTGAAGGCGATGACGTTGCCAGAGAGGATGTCCGAGCTTTCCCGCACTTCGACAAAAGCCGGCGGACTGCCGATCAAGGCCTGCGAGGCGCTTTTGGCCAGTCGCTGGGACTGCATCAAGGCCTGGCCGCTGGCCGCCACCTGCTGACTCACTTTGTCGGTCTTGTTCAGGACGAAAAACACCACGGCCGCGAGCACCACCACCGCGAACAGCAACAGGGTACCCAGGATGCGTCGGTGTTGTTCAGCCGTCCTGCGGCCCAGCAAAGGCAGCCTTAGGAGGCCAGAACCCACCGCATCCTCGTTCGGCTCACTCAACCGACTCTCGGCGAAGCCGTCATCGTCTGCATCGGCTGGTGCGAGTCGCTCTGCCGCGACACGCGCGAGCTCGTCGGGAGATGCATTGCTCAGATCAGGCTCTGCGGCATTTTTGTTTTTGAACAGTCGATCAAGCAGAGCCATGAGAAAACCTTCCAACTGAAAATCAGGGCCGAAACCGACCCGGTCATCCAAACAAGACGAACACCGAAAGCGCCAGCCTCAAACCGGCGTCAAGCCGCGATCGAAAGAAACTCCGTGTCACCGGCGAGCGCCTGCAGGTTCAACTCCTGCCACGAACGGCCTTCGCCGTCGATCAGGCGCCGGGCAAACCAGGCCGGCGCATCCGGCTGGCTCTCGGCCAGGCTTTCAAACATGGCCGGGTTGCGGAGGCCCAGCAGGCGATCGATCCACAACACGGCATTGACACCCAAGGCAGCATGCAAACTGACCAGCCGCGACTCGGACGTCACGCGATCAGACACCCGCGCGTCAGGGCCCGCCGCCACTGCACCACTCAGTTGCCCCAGGTCGACAACGCCATGAAGGCCCCCTCGCAGACTCGCCACGCCGACGTACCAAGGCTTGGTGTAAGGCACCGTTTGCAAGTTGGCCCAGGAGAAAATCTCACCGGACTGCACGAGCGGCACCAAGAACCGGTGACCTCCCGTCTCTACCGCCAACCAAGACGCCGTGACCGCCTCGGACTTGGCGGCGGTCAACCGCTCCGCCAGACGCACCTGAAGATCTTTGAGTGACTGTCGTTTGGCCATGCTCGGAGGGTCTCAATAAACTGAGGGCGAGGCCTCAGTCGAGCGCCCGGATCTTGGAAATCAGTTCCTCGGCATTCACCGGCTTGGTGACGTAGTCACGCGCGCCTTGACGCATGCCCCAGACGCGATCGGTTTCCTGATTTTTGCTGGTGCACATGATGATGGGAATGTCGGAATACTGGGGATCCCGGGTGATCGCCCGAGTCAACTGAAAACCATTCTGACCGGGCATCACCACGTCCATCAGGATCAACTCCGGCTTTTCCTCGCTGAGCCGACGAAAGGCCTCTTCGGCATTCTCAGCGGTTCGAACTTTGTAGCCATTTTTCACCAGCAGATCGGACAGGACCATCAGTTCGGTCTTGGAATCATCCACCACCAGTATTTTTTGAATCGGCATCATGGGGCTCCTGTGAGATGGGCGCCAAACTGTTGCACGGCTTGCAGCAGCTGGTCTTTGGTGAAGGGTTTGGTGAGGTATTCCTGGGAACCGACCATGCGCCCACGCGCCTTGTCGAACACGCCGTCTTTGGACGACAGCATCACCACAGGAATGCTGGCGAAACGCGCGTTGCGCTTGATGATGGCACAGGTCTGGTAACCGTCGAGGCGCGGCATCAGGATGTCGCAGAACACCAGATCGGGCTGGTAATCGTTGATCTTGGCCAGGGCATCGAAGCCGTCTTCAGCCAGAAGGACCTCGTGCCCACCCTGCTTGAGAAAGATCTCGGCGCTGCGTCGGATGGTGTTGCTGTCGTCCACCACCAGGACTTTGAAAGTGGGCGTTGTGTTCACGGCAGGTTCACTCCAGAAAGCGATTCAGAACAGATCACGGAACAGTGTCGCATGAGACAAACCGGACAAGGTGCCAGAGATGCTCAGATTTGGACCATCTCGAAGTCTTCCTTGCGCGCGCCACACTCGGGACAGGTCCAGTTCATCGGCACATCGGCCCAGGCCGTTCCAGGCGCAATACCCTCTTCTGGCGACCCGGTGGCCTCGTCGTAAATCCATCCGCAAATGAGGCACATCCAGGTCTTGGTATCGGTCATGGTGGTGGGAGCAGTGTCTTAGAATCCGGCCATTGTATCGACCCATAGAGGGCCGCCAGTGGACTCTCTCTGCTGGAAATCCCCGAAGACAACCGCTTCGGTGAAACGCGTCACGCAACCCTCATTTTCATGCTCCAAACCCCTTCACCCCCTGCGCCCGACACCGTCGCGGAGCCTGGCGAAACCTCGCTGCCCTGCGTGATGGTGTTCAACGCCAACGATCCGAGCGGCGCGGGTGGCCTGTCCGCGGACCTCACCGCGATGTCCAGCGCCTCGGCCCATGTGCTTCCCGTGGTCACAGGCACCTACGTGCGTGACACCTCCGAGATCCACGACCATTTCGCTTTCGACGAAGAAGCGGTGACCGACCAGGCCCGCGCAGCGCTCGAAGACATGCCGGTGCAGGCTTTCAAGGTCGGGTTTGTCGGCAGCCCCGAGAACCTCGCGGCCATCGCTGGCATCACCACCGACTACGCGGAGGTGCCGGTCATCACCTACATGCCCGACCTGTCCTGGTGGGACGAACTGGAGATCGAAACCTACCTCGACGCCTGCGTCGAACTGTTGCTGCCGCAAACCACCGTGCTGGTGGGCAACCACAGCACGCTGTCGCGCTGGCTGCTGCCCGAGTGGGAAGGCGACCGTGCACCGAACGCGCGCGAGGTCGCCCGCGCGGCCGCCGTGCACGGTGTGCCCTACACGCTGGTGACCGGCTTCAATGCCGCCGACCAGTACCTCGAAAGCCACCTGGCCAGCCCGGAAGCGGTGCTGGCCACGGCCCGCTACGAGCGGTTCGACGCCACCTTCAGCGGGGCGGGCGACACCTTGTCTGCGGCGCTGTGCGCCCTGATCGCCTCGGGCGCGGATCTTCAATCGGCCTGCGCCGAAGCACTGACCTACCTCGACCAGTGCCTGGACGCCGGCTTCCAGCCCGGCATGGGTCATGCCGTGCCCGATCGCCTGTTCTGGGCCCATGAAGACGACGAGGACAGCGATGCGCCGGGGGAAGACCGCGATGGCGAAGCCTCTGACAGCCGGCTGGACTCCGGTGACTTTCCACTCGACACCACCAAACACTGATCCCTTTGCATCCTGACAGGCACGCCCCATGACCGACCGCAACCTCGCGCTGTTTGAACGCGCCAAACAACTCATCCCTGGTGGCGTGAACTCGCCCGTGCGTGCGTTCCGTGCCGTGGGTGGCACGCCGCGTTTCGTGCAGCGAGCACAAGGCGCGTACTTCTGGGACGCCAACGGCCAGAAGTACATCGACTACATCGGTTCCTGGGGTCCGATGATCCTGGGCCACGGCCACCCGGCCGTGTTGGACGCGGTGCAGAAAGCCGTGCTCGAAGGCTTCTCCTACGGCGCACCGACCGAGCGCGAAGTGGAGCTGGCCGAAGAGATCATCAGGCTGGTGCCCAGCATCGACATGGTTCGGCTGGTGAGCTCGGGCACCGAAGCCGGCATGAGCACGATCCGCCTGGCGCGCGGCGCCACCGGCCGCAAGAAGATCATCAAGTTCGAAGGCTGCTACCACGGCCACGCCGACGCCCTGCTGGTGAAAGCCGGCTCGGGCCTGGCCACCTTCGGCAACCCCACCAGCGCGGGCGTGCCGCCCGAGGTGGTGCAGCACACCATCGTCCTCGAATACAACAACGTCGAACAACTCGAAGCCGCGTTTGTCGAGCATGGCGCCGATGTGGCCTGCCTGATCATCGAGCCGATCGCCGGCAACATGAACTTCGTGCGCGCCAGCGTGCCGTTCATGAAACGTTGCCGCGAGCTGTGCACGCAGCACGGCGCGCTGCTGGCGTTTGACGAAGTGATGACGGGCTTCCGCGTCGCGTTGGGCGGTGCGCAGAGCGTGTACGCGAAGCTCATCCCGGGCTTCGAACCCGACATGACCGTGATGGGCAAGGTCATCGGTGGCGGCATGCCGCTGGCCGCCTTCGGCGCCAAGCGCGCTGTGATGGAACAGCTCGCCCCGCTGGGCGGCGTTTACCAGGCCGGCACGCTGAGCGGCAACCCGGTGGCGACAGCCTGCGGTCTGGCCACGCTCAAAGAAATCCAGAAGCCGGGCTTCTATGAAGCGCTGTCGGCCACCACACAGTCGCTCGTGAGCGGACTGACCTCCGCCGCAGCGGCCGAAGGCGTGACGCTGTGTGGCGACAGCCAGGGCGGCATGTTCGGCTTCTTCCTGTTCGACGAACTGCCGCAGAACTACGCCAAGGT
This window harbors:
- a CDS encoding methyl-accepting chemotaxis protein, with the translated sequence MALLDRLFKNKNAAEPDLSNASPDELARVAAERLAPADADDDGFAESRLSEPNEDAVGSGLLRLPLLGRRTAEQHRRILGTLLLFAVVVLAAVVFFVLNKTDKVSQQVAASGQALMQSQRLAKSASQALIGSPPAFVEVRESSDILSGNVIAFKQGGSGEAGGSGAAQQAATMDALGPEFQEQLAQLGPVVERARTNAEVILGQQKTLTQVGDALRSINRQSSDLLEIAETVSSLKLQLGAPATEISASGQLVMLTQRIGKSANEFLTMEGVSPEAVFLLGKDLNTFKEIADGLLNGSTELRLKSSSDPQIRERLEALLKLYEQTRTEAGAILGNLQGLVSAREAQAGIIADSEPLRLGLEKLQSDLSSSAGVGGTELVALLLSSLFTLLCGVGLAYLQLQDSRQRQLVAEGEKVVAESQQQDAKRVNDANQAAILRLMNELQTVAEGDLTQEATVTEDITGAIADSVNYTVEELRSLVGNVQATATRVAQTTSAVESTSTELLAASTEQLREIRETGQSVLDMAQRINQVSGQAQESAHVARTSLQAAESGLQAVQDAIGGMNAIRDQIQETSKRIKRLGESSQEIGEITELISDITEQTNVLALNAAIQAASAGEAGRGFSVVAEEVQRLAERSADATRQIAALVKAIQTDTQDAVAAMERSTQGVVEGAKLSDNAGTALSEIDRVSRRLAELIEQISSATLREAESANEVAGNIQHIFAVTEQTGEGTRSTAQQVRELSAMAEELRQSVSRFKIA
- a CDS encoding rubredoxin, with the translated sequence MTDTKTWMCLICGWIYDEATGSPEEGIAPGTAWADVPMNWTCPECGARKEDFEMVQI
- the thiD gene encoding bifunctional hydroxymethylpyrimidine kinase/phosphomethylpyrimidine kinase yields the protein MLQTPSPPAPDTVAEPGETSLPCVMVFNANDPSGAGGLSADLTAMSSASAHVLPVVTGTYVRDTSEIHDHFAFDEEAVTDQARAALEDMPVQAFKVGFVGSPENLAAIAGITTDYAEVPVITYMPDLSWWDELEIETYLDACVELLLPQTTVLVGNHSTLSRWLLPEWEGDRAPNAREVARAAAVHGVPYTLVTGFNAADQYLESHLASPEAVLATARYERFDATFSGAGDTLSAALCALIASGADLQSACAEALTYLDQCLDAGFQPGMGHAVPDRLFWAHEDDEDSDAPGEDRDGEASDSRLDSGDFPLDTTKH
- a CDS encoding chemotaxis protein CheW, which gives rise to MAKRQSLKDLQVRLAERLTAAKSEAVTASWLAVETGGHRFLVPLVQSGEIFSWANLQTVPYTKPWYVGVASLRGGLHGVVDLGQLSGAVAAGPDARVSDRVTSESRLVSLHAALGVNAVLWIDRLLGLRNPAMFESLAESQPDAPAWFARRLIDGEGRSWQELNLQALAGDTEFLSIAA
- a CDS encoding response regulator, which gives rise to MPIQKILVVDDSKTELMVLSDLLVKNGYKVRTAENAEEAFRRLSEEKPELILMDVVMPGQNGFQLTRAITRDPQYSDIPIIMCTSKNQETDRVWGMRQGARDYVTKPVNAEELISKIRALD
- a CDS encoding hybrid sensor histidine kinase/response regulator; protein product: MLDTQHDSFSTDAQLADLGPLAWVFEELRKSLDGANKAIKRFVRETEQSRLSDLEAVDPGSLRVARQQLHQAVGALEMVGLIAPAQVLRAMEAAVQRFVQRPQTCTNEAAGKVERASFALIEYLEAILNNKQVQPVALFSQYREVQELAAAERVHPSDLWAFDQRGIDVNAPVGVEPQKADAQMRSRFDRVVLLMIKSPSPAVGTQLSRMCAGLSAGSDVPRVVTFWRVAAAYFEAVAQNLVPSDLYVKRAASRILLQLSGLAQEKTRGDVSETLLHDLLFFCSQAQPREGVATPHLVAVRQAFGLTDAVAVDYSQATLGRFDPALLVQARKRINAGKESWSLMAGGDMSRARQVQDQYSLIGDSLLRLHPASTVLARALVKAAEQAARVPGTLKPELSMEVATTTLYLEAAFEDFDPNDQELTARTQALAERLEQVLAGEPAQPLEPWMEQLYRRVSDRQTLGSVVGELKVSLGEVEKSLDQFFRAPREKACLHVAVSQLVQMRGVLSVLGLDQAVNTVGRMRSSVEQILDTEVDEVMARQAGTFQQLGNNLSALSFLVDMLNYQPALAKKLFVFDEESGELKPLMGRTVVDVPRAQATHQEAHALSADVQRVVDSAQNTVDLADLSEQLGSLADQASLVEQPGVARAAREAAQAVVGDDAVAGAQALIGLAQTGVEDVRAPVAPVFDAGGNDDDDLLDIFLEEAREVVAHGRDAVAALAHEPSDLEHLSTLRRAYHTLKGSSRMVGLSEFGEAAWAMEQVLNAALAEQRPTEAPLRSLAEDSLNVLAQWVEDIAQHRDGDRKAQPFRISAQAWRDQGQYLSLGAAVQAPEPFETVVSGDEPEQAPVQVETEDAQVVAQDAPEEPAADFGDSAAVDLDFSFDSPTATPPASGEPAPLLSDMAFEGLAPHASEHIEASLPSGPAVDGSSSDDPSSMFDDISLDTEAALPQAPDLQDGLPGPVFHPDEPDSVFVEEVVAEPVALEVVSDEPQELEAVPDAQQEVSFTDVIDVSVEALDTSVPADINDDVPDEQTRQIGPLRIGIRLYNVYLNEADEWSRRLSTCLSEWALEHHEPVPDQAEALAHSLAGSSATVGFQPLSDIARALEHSLASVALHQQGGQAATIEQAQLFVDAAEDIRRLLHQFAAGFFKEPNVELLSALDRLLHLPAPTDTGFAEPTEADAAPDAEAPDHEATQPENEPVEVLDLPAEVGTVPSAFVPTDFEPSAVAGLDTLLSPLPAEVAERGPAQDIDDDIDVLDTIDVDLFPIFAEEAQELLPQLGGALRQWMGRPDNTSARGEVLRNLHTLKGSARLAGALRLGEMAHRIETAVERLGSDVLQRADLEPLQASYDALCARFDLLRNSDVESQGVVQTAPEQTFDAEPFGVTAVEEAPQTELSPEPEVLPVVTRAPGAQGLTGMTLLQPPVLVAQRAGAAVRVRPELLDRLVNQTGEVMITRSRMESQLVTLRGSLKDLTGNLDRLRHQLRDIELQAETQMQSRLAQARDADLSFDPLEFDRFTRVQELTRMMAESVNDVATVQRNLQRAVEATEDGLVAQGRQTRELQRDLLRTRMVEFEGISERLYRVVRQASKETGKQVRLDITAGYIEMDRGVLDRMTAAFEHLLRNSVVHGIEMPEQRLALGKPAEGHIEIRLAQELNDVSVVFQDDGAGLDLVRLREKAVAQNLVEAGVALSDDQAAQLIFTPGLSTASEVSSLAGRGVGMDVVRNDVIALGGRIETHTRAGHGTNFKLVLPLTTAVTQVVMLRTGTLTIGVPSTQVELVRRVGTDELAQAYAKNTLTVGGEEVPFYWAGALLRSSAQTQEAQGRTLPVVIFRSAAQRVAMHVDEVLGNQEVVVKNLGPQLSRLPGLAGMSVLASGAVALIYNPVALATVYGDQVQSWVDAQKRQGLLNATNDDTGLPVEMVVNAVPLVLVVDDSITVRRVTQRLLQREGYRVSLAADGLQALERLQHERPTVVLSDIEMPRMDGFDLVRNIRSDPRLSGLPVIMITSRIAEKHREHARELGVDHYLGKPYSEDELLALVGHYVQSAAAEA
- a CDS encoding response regulator, with product MNTTPTFKVLVVDDSNTIRRSAEIFLKQGGHEVLLAEDGFDALAKINDYQPDLVFCDILMPRLDGYQTCAIIKRNARFASIPVVMLSSKDGVFDKARGRMVGSQEYLTKPFTKDQLLQAVQQFGAHLTGAP